The Pan paniscus chromosome 12, NHGRI_mPanPan1-v2.0_pri, whole genome shotgun sequence genome window below encodes:
- the ITGB1BP1 gene encoding integrin beta-1-binding protein 1 isoform X1 — MFRKGKKRHSSSSSQSSEISTKSKSVDSSLGGLSRSSTVASLDTDSTKSSGQSNNNSDTCAEFRIKYVGAIEKLKLSEGKGLEGPLDLINYIDVAQQDGKLPFVPPEEEFIMGVSKYGIKVSTSDQYDVLHRHALYLIIRMVCYDDGLGAGKSLLALKTTDASNEEYSLWVYQCNSLEQAQAICKVLSTAFDSVLTSEKP, encoded by the exons ATGTTTCGCAAGGGCAAAAAACGACACAGTAGTAGCAGTTCCCAAAGTAGCGAAATCAGTACTAAGAGCAAG tctGTGGATTCTAGCCTTGGGGGTCTTTCACGATCCAGCACTGTGGCCAGCCTCGACACAGATTCCACCAAAAGCTCAG GACAAAGCAACAATAATTCAGATACCTGTGCAGAATTTCGAATAAAATATGTTGGTGCCATTGAGAAACTGAAACTCTCCGagggaaaaggccttgaagggCCATTAGACCTGATAAATTATATAGACGTTgcccag caAGATGGAAAGTTGCCTTTTGTTCCTCCGGAGGAAGAATTTATTATGGGAGTTTCCAAGTATGGCATAAAAGTATCAACATCAGATCAATAT GATGTTTTGCACAGGCATGCTCTCTACTTAATAATCCGGATGGTGTGTTACGATGATGGTCTGGGGGCGGGAAAAAGCTTACTGGCTCTGAAGACCACAGATGCAAGCAATGAAGAATACAGCCTGTGGGTTTATCAGTGCAACAGCCTG GAACAAGCACAAGCCATTTGCAAGGTTTTATCCACCGCTTTTGACTCTGTATTAACATCTGAGAAACCCTGA
- the ITGB1BP1 gene encoding integrin beta-1-binding protein 1 isoform X2, with the protein MFRKGKKRHSSSSSQSSEISTKSKSVDSSLGGLSRSSTVASLDTDSTKSSGQSNNNSDTCAEFRIKYVGAIEKLKLSEGKGLEGPLDLINYIDVAQQDGKLPFVPPEEEFIMGVSKYGIKVSTSDQYEQAQAICKVLSTAFDSVLTSEKP; encoded by the exons ATGTTTCGCAAGGGCAAAAAACGACACAGTAGTAGCAGTTCCCAAAGTAGCGAAATCAGTACTAAGAGCAAG tctGTGGATTCTAGCCTTGGGGGTCTTTCACGATCCAGCACTGTGGCCAGCCTCGACACAGATTCCACCAAAAGCTCAG GACAAAGCAACAATAATTCAGATACCTGTGCAGAATTTCGAATAAAATATGTTGGTGCCATTGAGAAACTGAAACTCTCCGagggaaaaggccttgaagggCCATTAGACCTGATAAATTATATAGACGTTgcccag caAGATGGAAAGTTGCCTTTTGTTCCTCCGGAGGAAGAATTTATTATGGGAGTTTCCAAGTATGGCATAAAAGTATCAACATCAGATCAATAT GAACAAGCACAAGCCATTTGCAAGGTTTTATCCACCGCTTTTGACTCTGTATTAACATCTGAGAAACCCTGA